One Sphingomonas kaistensis genomic window, GCGAGGCGGACTCCCTGGTTCTTGAGGCTGACCACGAGATTGCGAGCAAGGTCGACGTCGGCGAACAGCGAGCTTTCGGTGATCTCGACGATCAGGCGGTCGGCCGGAAAACCGTGCTCGGTGATCAGCCGGACTAGCCGCTGCGCCAGCCACAGGTCGTTCAACTGGACCGGCGAGACGTTGATCGACAGGCTGAAGTCGCCTTCCCACTCGCGCGCCGCTTCCATCGCCTGTGCGGCGACGAGTTCGCTCAAGGGGCCGATCACCCCCATTTCCTCGGCAACCGGAATGAAGATTTCGGGGCTGAGAACGCCGCGGTTGGGATGCTGCCAGCGGGCGAGGACTTCGAACCCGCTGAGCGCGCCGGTGGCTAGGTTCACCTGTGGCTCGAAATAAGGAATGAACTGGCGATGCTCGATGCCGACGCGGATCGCCTGTTCGAGTTCGCTGCGTTCGATAAGCGCTCGCTCCATGCTGCTGTCGAACCAAGTCGGGCGCGCGGCGCGCGCGCTGCGGGCATGGTCGAGGGCGATGTCGGCGCGGCGCAAGATGTCGGGGGCGCGGCAGGCAACGCCGGGCGGAGCGCTGGCGATGCCCGAAATGGCGCCAACCTGCACGTACGTGCCGGCGATGTCGTAGGTGCGGCTGACGTCGCGCAGCAGTGCTTCGGCCAGCCCTTCGGCCGACGGGAGATCGGCCTTGTGAACCGCGAGGGCGATTGCGAATTCGTCGCCCGACAGGCGCGCGGTGACGGCGCCGTCGGGGACGTGGGCACTCATCGCTTCGCCGATGCGCTTCAAGAGGGCATCGCCCATGTCGAAGCCGAAGCGGTCGTTGATCCGTTTGAAGCGCTGCATCTGGAGCGAGATGATGACCAGGCAATGGTCGGCATCGACGGCGCCTTCGCACAGGGTGTCGACACCCTCGGCGAAGCCCTTGCGGTTGGCGAGGCCGGTGATGCTGTCGGTCGCGGCCTGCACCGCGGCGTTGCGTTCGCCTTCGGCGCGCAGGGCAGCTTCCTGCTGCAGGTCGGCATAGCGGCGATAGCCGAACAGGATCAGCGCGACATTGAGGACGAGGGCGGCGGCGGCGACCTGGACGCTTGGATCAAGTCCGCTGGCACGGTCACTGGCGACGAAGTGGAGCAGGCTGCTGCCGTTCCAGATAAATGCACCCACCGCGCACAGCAGCAAGGCGATGACGGGCCACTCGGTTCTGGCCGGGCCACGGGGTCGTCGGCGAAACGGTTGAACTGTTACAGAACCGAGCATGTCGGCGATGTGCAACAGAACCTGTAAATTTTTTGCTCCATTTCGGTCTAATTGTCACAACCGCTCTCTGGAGAGTGGTGCGGACGGCGGGACTTGAACCCGCACTTCGTTCCCGAAAGCCGATTTTAAGTCGGCTGCGTCTACCATTCCGCCACGTCCGCGCCGGCCATCGCTTGCCTCGCCGGCGAGCCTTCGGTCAAGCGAACCCGGTCACCTAAAAAAATTACGCCTCCGTCATGGACCCGGCTCGCGCTTGCGGCGTTCGTTCAGCCGCAAGCAAGGAGAGATCATCATGATTCGCAAGGTAATGACCCTGGCCCTGATCGCCGGTTCGATGAGCATCGCAGCGTGCAACACCGTTCGCGGTGCGGCTGCTGACGTGAATTCGGCCGCCAACTCGGTCGACAACGCAATTTGATCTGGGGCATGGGTCATTCCGGTTTCATCAACGGAGTAGACCCATGCGCAAGTTCGTCACCCTGGCCCTGATTGGTGGGGCGCTGGCTCTCACGTCTGCCTGCAACACCGTTCGTGGGGCGGCCAACGATTTGAATTCGGCTGCGAATTGCACCGAGAACACGATCAACGGACAGCGCTGCTAAGCAGCCGTCCAGGGCAGAAATGAGAAACCCCGCCGGTGATGAGCCGGCGGGGTTTTTCTTTGTTTGATTATTCGAGGGCAGGGAAACGCCCTCCCCGCCGTCCGGAAGCGGCGAGGAGGACGATTAGCTCTTAGTCCTGCAGATAGTCACCCGCATCGGCGTCGGTGCCGGTGCCGCTGGTGACGACTTCACCCAGCGGATCGGGACCCGAAGCCGAGGCATCGCGGGTCGACTGGGCATTCTCGGCCGCACGCAGTTCCGCAGCGCTGTTCGGCGCGACCAGCGCTTCGGCGAGCTTGCGCTGCGCCGCACGGAGCGAGGCATCGCGACTCGACGCGGCAACCCGCATGCGGTTCATGCCCGCGCCGGTGCCGGCGGGGATGAGGCGACCAACGATGACGTTCTCCTTGAGACCGTTCAGCGTATCGATCTTGCCCTGGACCGAGGCTTCGGTGAGCACCCGGGTGGTTTCCTGGAAGGAAGCCGCCGAGATGAACGACCGGGTCTGGAGCGACGCCTTGGTGATCCCGAGGAGGATCGGCTTGCCCGAGGCCGGACGCTCCCCCTTGCCGAGCTTGGAGTTGATCTCGTCCATCTCCTCGCGATCGACCTGCTCACCCTTGAGCAGGGTGGTGTCGCCGTCGTCGGTGATCTCGACCTTTTGCAGCATCTGGCGAACGATCACCTCGATGTGCTTGTCGTTGATCTTCACGCCCTGCAGTCGATAGACTTCCTGGATCTCGGTGACGAGATATTCGGCCAGGGCGACGACGCCGAGCGCTTCGAGGATGTCGTGCGGATCGGGCGAACCGCCGACGAGGTTGTCGCCCCGCTTGACGTAATCGCCTTCCTGCACATCGATGACGCGGCTCTTGGGGACCAGCTCCTCGTGCGGATCGCTGCCGTCGTCGGGGACGATCGCGATCTTGCGCTTGGCCTTGTAGTCCTTGAGGAACTGCACCCGGCCCGAGACGCGGGCGATGATCGCCTTGTCCTTGGGCGTACGGGCCTCGAACAGCTCGGCGACGCGCGGCAGACCACCGGTGATGTCGCGGGTCTTGGCGGCTTCACGCGGCATGCGGGCGAGCACTTCGCCGGCTTCCACGGTGGCCCCGTCCTCGACCGCGACGATCGCACCGGCCGCGAGACGATACACGCCCGCTTCCTGCGCATTGTCGCCCATCAGGGTCAGGCGCGGACGAAGATCTTCCTTCTTCGACTTGGCCATGTCCTCGGTGACGACGCGCTGGCTGATGCCGGTCGCTTCGTCGGTCTGTTCGGTCATCGTGCGGTTCTCGATCAGGTCTTGGAACCGGATCGTGCCCGCCTTTTCGGTGATCACCGGGCTGAAGCTCGGATCCCACTCGGCGATGCGCTCGCCCTTGGTGACGATGTGACCGCCCTCGCACAGCAGGTGAGCGCCGTACGGGATGCGGTGGGTCGAAAGCTCGCGGCCATCCATGTCGAGGATCGCGATTTCGCCCGAGCGCGACAGCGAGATGTGCCGGCCGCGCGGGTCGGTGATCGTCGGCATGTCACGAAGCTCGATGGTGCCGTCGACCGGCGCTTCGAGGTTCGACTGCTCGTTGAGCTGCGCCGCACCGCCGATGTGGAAGGTCCGCATCGTCAGCTGCGTGCCCGGCTCACCGATCGACTGGGCGGCGATGACGCCGACCGCTTCACCGATGTTGACCGGGGTACCGCGGGCAAGGTCACGCCCGTAGCACTTGCCGCACACGCCCTGCCGGCTGGCGCAAACCAGCGGCGAGCGGATCTTAAGACCCTGGAGGTTGGCGGCCTCAAGCTTGGCGACCATCGCCTCGTCGAGCAGGATGCCTTCCTCGATGATGGTCTCGCCCGTCTTGGGATCGACCACGTCCTCGGCGGTGGTACGGCCCAGCACGCGATCGCCAAGCGATGCGATAACCGAACCGCCCTGGACGATGGCGCGCATTTCGAGCGCCTGGTCCGTGCCGCAATCCTCCTCGATGATCACGGCGTCCTGCGACACGTCGACGAGGCGGCGGGTCAGGTAACCCGAGTTCGCCGTCTTGAGCGCCGTGTCGGCCAGGCCCTTGCGGGCGCCGTGGGTCGAGTTGAAGTATTCAAGGACGGTCAGGCCTTCCTTGAAGTTCGAGATGATCGGGGTCTCGATGATCTCGCCCGACGGCTTGGCCATGAGGCCGCGCATACCGGCGAGCTGTTTGATCTGAGCCTGCGAACCACGGGCACCGGAGTGGGCCATCATGTAGATGGAGTTCACCGGACGCTCGCGGCCGTCGTCACCCTTCGGTGTGGCGGAGATTTCCTTCATCATCTCCTGCGCCACGCGGTCACCGCAACGCGACCAGGCGTCGATCACCTTGTTGTACTTTTCCTGCTGGGTGATCAGGCCGTCCTGATACTGCTGCTCATAGTCCTTCACCAGCGCGCGGGTTTCCTCGACCAGAGGATCCTTCGCCTGCGGAATGACCATGTCGTCCTTGCCGAAGCTGATGCCGGCCTTGAACGCGTGGCGGAAGCCAAGACCCATGATCGCGTCGGCGAACAGGACGGTGTCCTTCTGGCCGGTGTGACGATAGACCTCGTCGATCACGTCGCCGATGTCCTTCTTGGTGAGAAGGCGGTTGACGGTTTCGAACGGCACCTTGTGGCTCTTCGGAAGCGTTTCGCCGAGCAGCATGCGTCCCGGGGTCGTCTCGAAGCGCTTCATGTACTGCTTGCCGTCCTCGTCCGTCTGCGGGACGCGGCTGACGATCTTGGTGTGCAGGGTCACGACGCCGGCGGCGAGGGCCTGGTGGACCTCGGTCATGTCGGCGAGCAGCGAACCCTGGCCCGGCTCTCCGTCCTTCTCGATCGAAAGGTAATAGAGACCCAGCACCATGTCCTGCGACGGAACGATGATCGGCTTGCCGTTAGCGGGCGAGAGGATGTTGTTGGTGCTCATCATGAGCACGCGGGCCTCGAGCTGCGCTTCCAGGCTGAGCGGCACGTGGACCGCCATCTGGTCGCCGTCGAAGTCGGCGTTGAACGCGGCGCAGACCAGCGGGTGAAGCTGGATCGCCTTGCCCTCGATCAGGACCGGCTCGAACGCCTGGATGCCGAGGCGGTGGAGCGTCGGGGCGCGGTTCAGGAGGACCGGGTGCTCGCGGATGACTTCATCCAGGATGTCCCAGACTTCCTTGCGCTCCTTTTCGACCCACTTCTTGGCCTGCTTCAGGGTCATCGACAGACCCTTGGCGTCGAGGCGCGAGTAGATGAACGGCTTGAACAGCTCGAGCGCCATCTTCTTGGGAAGACCGCACTGGTGGAGCTTCAATTCCGGACCGGTCACGATGACCGAACGGCCCGAATAGTCGACGCGCTTGCCGAGCAGGTTCTGGCGGAAGCGGCCCTGCTTGCCCTTGAGCATGTCGCTGAGCGACTTCAGCGGACGCTTGTTGGCACCAGTGATGGTGCGGCCGCGGCGGCCGTTGTCGAACAGCGCGTCGACCGCTTCCTGAAGCATGCGCTTTTCGTTGCGGACGATGATGTCCGGCGCGCGCAGCTCGATCAGGCGCTTCAGGCGGTTGTTGCGGTTGATGACGCGGCGATACAGATCGTTGAGATCCGAGGTCGCGAAGCGGCCGCCGTCGAGCGGCACCAGCGGGCGCAGTTCGGGCGGGATGACCGGAACGACGTCGAGGATCATCCACTCGGGGCGGTTGCCCGATTCAAGGAAGCTCTCGACGACCTTCAAACGCTTGATGATCTTCTTGGGCTTGAGCTCGGACTTGGTGACCGCAAGCTCCTCGAGCAGGGTCTTCTTTTCACCCTCGAGGTCCAGGTCCATCAGCATGATCTTGACCGCTTCGGCGCCGATGCCGGCCGAGAAGGCGTCTTCGCCGTGCTCGTCCTGCGCGCTCAGCAGCTCGTCTTCGGTCAGCAGCTGATACTTTTCGAGCGGGGTCAGGCCCGGCTCGATCACGACATAGCTCTCGAAATACAGGATCCGCTCGAGCTGCTTCAATTGCATGTCGAGGAGCAGGCCGATGCGGCTCGGCAGCGACTTCAGGAACCAGATGTGCGCAACCGGCGCGGCCAGCTCGATGTGGCCCATGCGCTCGCGGCGGACCTTCGAGACAGTGACTTCGACACCGCACTTTTCGCAGACGATGCCCTTGTACTTCATCCGCTTGTACTTGCCGCACAGGCATTCGTAGTCCTTGATCGGACCGAAAATGCGCGCGCAGAACAGGCCGTCACGCTCGGGCTTGAACGTGCGATAGTTGATGGTTTCCGGCTTCTTGATCTCGCCGAACGACCACGAACGGATCTTGTCCGGGGACGCGATGCCGATCTTGATCTGGTCGAAGGTCTCCGGCTTGGCCACCGGGTTCGCGAAGTTGGTCAGCTCGTTCATATTCTACTCCTGAGCCCTAGCGGGCCTCGAGGTCATATTCTTGTGGCGAAGGAGGAGGGCGCTAGCCCTCACTCCGCCGCGAGCGCCGGCGGCTCGTCCGAATTGTCGACGCTGTCGAGTTCGACGTTGAGGCCGAGCGAGCGCATTTCCTTGACCAGCACGTTGAAGCTTTCCGGAATGCCGCTCTCGAAGCTGTCGTCGCCCTTGACGATCGATTCGTAGACCTTGGTCCGGCCGATCACGTCGTCCGACTTCACCGTCAGCATTTCCTGCAGCGTGTAGGCGGCGCCGTAGGCCTGGAGCGCCCAGACCTCCATCTCACCGAAGCGCTGGCCGCCGAACTGCGCCTTACCGCCCAGCGGCTGCTGGGTGACGAGGCTGTACGGCCCGATCGAACGGGCGTGGATCTTGTCGTCCACGAGGTGGTGCAGCTTGAGCATGTAGATGATGCCCATCGTGACCTTGCGGTCGAACGGCTCACCGGTGCGCCCGTCGTACAGCGTCGACTGGCCCGAGGTGTCGAGACCGGCCTGGGTCAGCGCCGCCGACACGTCCGGCTCGCGCGCGCCGTCGAACACCGGCGTTCCCATCGGCAGACCGCCGACGAGGTTGCGGGCGAGGTCGAAGACGCTCTCGTCGCTGCGCGCGTCGATGTCGCCGTCATACTGCGACCCGTAGAGGCTCTTGAGCTTGTCGCGGATCGCGGCGGCATCCTTGCCGACGTAGTCCGAACCACGGTGGTGCATCTCTTCGAGCATGTCTCCGATCTGCTTGCCGAGGCCGCGAGCGGCCCAGCCAAGGTGGGTTTCGAAGATCTGCCCGACGTTCATGCGGCTCGGCACGCCCAGCGGGTTCAAGACGATGTCGGCATGCGTCCCGTCCTCGAGGAACGGCATGTCCTCGATCGGCAGGATGCGGCTGATGACGCCCTTGTTGCCGTGACGGCCTGCCATCTTGTCGCCCGGCTGAAGCTTGCGCTTCACGGCAACGAAGACCTTGACCATCTTGAGCACGCCCGGCGCCAGCTCGTCGCCCGCTTCGACCTTGCCGATGCGATCCTCGAGCTTGCGGCGGATGGCCGCTTCGGACTCGTCGTACTGGCCCTTCAGCGCCTCGATGTCGGCCTGGCGGGAATCGTCCTTGACGGCGATCTTCCACCAATCGTGCTTGTCGGTCGCTTCGAGCATCTCGACGTCGAGCGTCGCGCCCTTCTTGATCGTCTTGGGCGCCGCGGTGGCGACCTGCCCGACCAGCATTTCCTGCAGACGCGCGAAGGTCGCGCGGTTGAGGATCCGGCGTTCGGATTCGGCGTCGCCCTTGAGGCGATCCTTGTCCTCGGCCTGGATGGCGCGGGTACGGTCGTCGATGTCGATGCCGTGACGGTTGAAGACGCGCACGTCGACCACGGTCCCGGCAACGCCCGGCGGCAGGCGGAGCGAGGTGTCGCGGACGTCCGAGGCCTTTTCACCGAAGATGGCGCGGAGGAGCTTCTCTTCCGGCGTCATCGGGCTTTCGCCCTTGGGGGTGATCTTGCCGCACAGGATGTCGCCCGGCTCGACCTCGGCGCCGATGTAGACGATGCCCGCTTCGTCGAGGTTGCGAAGCGCTTCCTCGCCGACGTTGGGAATGTCGCGGGTGATGTCTTCCGGCCCGAGCTTGGTGTCGCGGGCCATGACCTCGAATTCCTCGATATGGATCGAGGTGAAGATGTCGTCCTTCACGATCCGTTCGGAGATCAGGATCGAGTCTTCGTAGTTGTAGCCATTCCACGGCATGAACGCGACGAGCACGTTGCGGCCGAGCGCCAACTCACCGAACTGGGTCGACGGACCGTCGGCGATGATCTCGCCGGCCTCGACCTCGTCGCCGACCTTCACCAGCGGACGCTGGTTAATGCAGGTCGACTGGTTAGAACGCTGAAACTTCATCAGGCTGTAGATGTCGACGCCGCTTTCACCCGGGCGAAGCTCGCTGGTAACGCGGATGACGATACGGGTCGCATCGACCTGATCGACGATGCCTGCCCGGCGCGCACCGATGGCGGCGCCGGAATCGCGGGCAACGGTTTCTTCCATGCCGGTGCCGACCAGCGGGGCGTCCGCCTGCAGCAGGGGAACAGCCTGACGCTGCATGTTCGAACCCATCAGCGCGCGGTTGGCGTCGTCGTTCTCGAGGAACGGGATCAGCGAGGCGGCGACCGAGACGAGCTGCTTGGGGCTCACGTCCATCAGGGTGATCTGGTCGCGCGGCGCGATCAGGAAGTCACCGTTGCGGCGCGACGAGATGATCTCTTCGGCGAAAGTGCCGTCGTCGTTGATCTCGGCATTGGCCTGCGCGATCGTGTGCTTGGCCTCTTCCATCGCCGACAGGTAGACGACCTCGTCGGTGACCTTGTGATCGCGCACGACGCGGTACGGGGTCTCGATGAAGCCGTACTTGTTGACGCGGCTGAAGCTCGCCAGGCTGTTGATCAAACCGATATTCGGGCCTTCCGGCGTTTCGATCGGACAGATGCGGCCATAGTGGGTCGGGTGGACGTCGCGGACTTCGAAGCCCGCGCGCTCACGGGTCAGACCGCCCGGCCCGAGGGCCGAGACGCGCCGCTTGTGGGTCACTTCGGACAGCGGGTTGGTCTGATCCATGAACTGCGACAGCTGCGAGGAGCCGAAGAACTCGCGCACCGCGGCCACCGCCGGCTTGGCGTTGATGAGGTCGTTCGGCATCACGGTCGAGACGTCGACCGAGCTCATGCGCTCCTTGACCGCGCGCTCCATGCGAAGGAGGCCGACGCGATACTGGTTCTCGAGCAATTCGCCCACCGAGCGGACGCGGCGGTTGGCGAGGTTGTCGATGTCGTCGATTTCGCCCTTTCCGTCCTTGAGGTTCACCAGCTCCTTGACGACGGCCAGGATGTCCTCGCGGCGCAGCGTGGTGACCGTGTCCTCGGCGTCGAGGCCGAGGCGCATGTTGAGCTTGACGCGGCCGACGGCCGACAGGTCGTAGCGCTCCGGGTCGAAGAACAGGCCGTAGAACAAGGCATCGGCGGTTTCACGCGTCGGCGGTTCGCCGGGGCGCATGACGCGGTAGATGTCGGAAAGCGCATGATCGCCGTCCTCGGACTTGTCCGCCTTCAGCGTGTTGCGGATCCAGGGGCCGGTGTTGACGTAATCGATGTCGAGCAGCTCGAGCCGGTCGATACCCGCCTTATCGAGCGCTTCGAGGTTTTCCGGGGTGATCTCGTCACCGGCTTCGACGTAGATCTGGCCGGTCGATTCATTAATGAGATCGTAGGCCGAGAAGCGGCCAAAGATGGTCTCGGTCGGGATGATCAGGTTGGCGAGGCCTTCCTTGCCGGCCTGATTGGCACGGCGCGGGGTGATCTTTTCAGCCGCCTTGAAGGCGACTTCGCCGGTATCGGCGTTGACGATGTCGAACATCGGCTTCTGACCGCGCCAGTTCTCCGGCACGTAGGGGATCTGCCAGCCGTTCGGCCCGCGCAGATAGGTCACGCGGCCGTAGAATTCGTTCAGGATCTCTTCGGAGGTCAGGCCCAGCGCGTGCAGCAGCGCAGTGACCGGCAGCTTGCGCTTGCGGTCGATGCGGACGTTGACGATGTCCTTGGCATCGAATTCGAAGTCGAGCCACGAACCGCGATACGGAATAACGCGCGCGGCGAACAGATACTTGCCCGACGCATGGGTCTTGCCGCGGTCATGGTCGAACAGGACGCCCGGCGAACGGTGCATCTGCGACACGATGACGCGCTCGGTGCCGTTGACGATGAAGGTGCCGTTCCCCGTCATGAGCGGCATGTCGCCCATGTAGACGTCCTGCTCCTTGATATCGATCACCGACTTGGCCTCGGTGTCGGGATCGATCTCGAAGGAGGTGAGGCGCAGGGTCACGCGCATTGGCGCGGCATAGGTCAGCCCGCGCTGGCGGCACTCATCGGTGTCGAACTTGGGGTCCTCGAGGACGTAATGGTCGAAGTCGAGGTGCGCGGTGCCCGCGAAATCCTGGATCGGGAACACCGAACGCAGGGTCTTTTCGAGGCCCGAGACATAGCCGGTCGCCGGATCGGACCGCAGGAACTGCTCATAGCTTTCGCGCTGAACCTCGATGAGGTTCGGCATCTCGCTGATCTCGTGGATGTTGCCGAAGATCTTGCGGATGCGGCGCTGCTTGGTGAAGCGCCCCGAA contains:
- a CDS encoding bifunctional diguanylate cyclase/phosphodiesterase gives rise to the protein MGAFIWNGSSLLHFVASDRASGLDPSVQVAAAALVLNVALILFGYRRYADLQQEAALRAEGERNAAVQAATDSITGLANRKGFAEGVDTLCEGAVDADHCLVIISLQMQRFKRINDRFGFDMGDALLKRIGEAMSAHVPDGAVTARLSGDEFAIALAVHKADLPSAEGLAEALLRDVSRTYDIAGTYVQVGAISGIASAPPGVACRAPDILRRADIALDHARSARAARPTWFDSSMERALIERSELEQAIRVGIEHRQFIPYFEPQVNLATGALSGFEVLARWQHPNRGVLSPEIFIPVAEEMGVIGPLSELVAAQAMEAAREWEGDFSLSINVSPVQLNDLWLAQRLVRLITEHGFPADRLIVEITESSLFADVDLARNLVVSLKNQGVRLALDDFGTGFSSLSHLRMLPLDMIKIDRSFMATVHVDRESAAIVKAVTTLAQALSIPVTAEGLEDAATYDKAAALGAHTGQGWFVSKPMDADAVTDLLHRRAAAAETALRQVG
- a CDS encoding entericidin EcnA/B family protein, which gives rise to MIRKVMTLALIAGSMSIAACNTVRGAAADVNSAANSVDNAI
- a CDS encoding entericidin EcnA/B family protein, which codes for MRKFVTLALIGGALALTSACNTVRGAANDLNSAANCTENTINGQRC
- the rpoC gene encoding DNA-directed RNA polymerase subunit beta', coding for MNELTNFANPVAKPETFDQIKIGIASPDKIRSWSFGEIKKPETINYRTFKPERDGLFCARIFGPIKDYECLCGKYKRMKYKGIVCEKCGVEVTVSKVRRERMGHIELAAPVAHIWFLKSLPSRIGLLLDMQLKQLERILYFESYVVIEPGLTPLEKYQLLTEDELLSAQDEHGEDAFSAGIGAEAVKIMLMDLDLEGEKKTLLEELAVTKSELKPKKIIKRLKVVESFLESGNRPEWMILDVVPVIPPELRPLVPLDGGRFATSDLNDLYRRVINRNNRLKRLIELRAPDIIVRNEKRMLQEAVDALFDNGRRGRTITGANKRPLKSLSDMLKGKQGRFRQNLLGKRVDYSGRSVIVTGPELKLHQCGLPKKMALELFKPFIYSRLDAKGLSMTLKQAKKWVEKERKEVWDILDEVIREHPVLLNRAPTLHRLGIQAFEPVLIEGKAIQLHPLVCAAFNADFDGDQMAVHVPLSLEAQLEARVLMMSTNNILSPANGKPIIVPSQDMVLGLYYLSIEKDGEPGQGSLLADMTEVHQALAAGVVTLHTKIVSRVPQTDEDGKQYMKRFETTPGRMLLGETLPKSHKVPFETVNRLLTKKDIGDVIDEVYRHTGQKDTVLFADAIMGLGFRHAFKAGISFGKDDMVIPQAKDPLVEETRALVKDYEQQYQDGLITQQEKYNKVIDAWSRCGDRVAQEMMKEISATPKGDDGRERPVNSIYMMAHSGARGSQAQIKQLAGMRGLMAKPSGEIIETPIISNFKEGLTVLEYFNSTHGARKGLADTALKTANSGYLTRRLVDVSQDAVIIEEDCGTDQALEMRAIVQGGSVIASLGDRVLGRTTAEDVVDPKTGETIIEEGILLDEAMVAKLEAANLQGLKIRSPLVCASRQGVCGKCYGRDLARGTPVNIGEAVGVIAAQSIGEPGTQLTMRTFHIGGAAQLNEQSNLEAPVDGTIELRDMPTITDPRGRHISLSRSGEIAILDMDGRELSTHRIPYGAHLLCEGGHIVTKGERIAEWDPSFSPVITEKAGTIRFQDLIENRTMTEQTDEATGISQRVVTEDMAKSKKEDLRPRLTLMGDNAQEAGVYRLAAGAIVAVEDGATVEAGEVLARMPREAAKTRDITGGLPRVAELFEARTPKDKAIIARVSGRVQFLKDYKAKRKIAIVPDDGSDPHEELVPKSRVIDVQEGDYVKRGDNLVGGSPDPHDILEALGVVALAEYLVTEIQEVYRLQGVKINDKHIEVIVRQMLQKVEITDDGDTTLLKGEQVDREEMDEINSKLGKGERPASGKPILLGITKASLQTRSFISAASFQETTRVLTEASVQGKIDTLNGLKENVIVGRLIPAGTGAGMNRMRVAASSRDASLRAAQRKLAEALVAPNSAAELRAAENAQSTRDASASGPDPLGEVVTSGTGTDADAGDYLQD
- the rpoB gene encoding DNA-directed RNA polymerase subunit beta, whose translation is MATKSIDIPHNTSSGRFTKQRRIRKIFGNIHEISEMPNLIEVQRESYEQFLRSDPATGYVSGLEKTLRSVFPIQDFAGTAHLDFDHYVLEDPKFDTDECRQRGLTYAAPMRVTLRLTSFEIDPDTEAKSVIDIKEQDVYMGDMPLMTGNGTFIVNGTERVIVSQMHRSPGVLFDHDRGKTHASGKYLFAARVIPYRGSWLDFEFDAKDIVNVRIDRKRKLPVTALLHALGLTSEEILNEFYGRVTYLRGPNGWQIPYVPENWRGQKPMFDIVNADTGEVAFKAAEKITPRRANQAGKEGLANLIIPTETIFGRFSAYDLINESTGQIYVEAGDEITPENLEALDKAGIDRLELLDIDYVNTGPWIRNTLKADKSEDGDHALSDIYRVMRPGEPPTRETADALFYGLFFDPERYDLSAVGRVKLNMRLGLDAEDTVTTLRREDILAVVKELVNLKDGKGEIDDIDNLANRRVRSVGELLENQYRVGLLRMERAVKERMSSVDVSTVMPNDLINAKPAVAAVREFFGSSQLSQFMDQTNPLSEVTHKRRVSALGPGGLTRERAGFEVRDVHPTHYGRICPIETPEGPNIGLINSLASFSRVNKYGFIETPYRVVRDHKVTDEVVYLSAMEEAKHTIAQANAEINDDGTFAEEIISSRRNGDFLIAPRDQITLMDVSPKQLVSVAASLIPFLENDDANRALMGSNMQRQAVPLLQADAPLVGTGMEETVARDSGAAIGARRAGIVDQVDATRIVIRVTSELRPGESGVDIYSLMKFQRSNQSTCINQRPLVKVGDEVEAGEIIADGPSTQFGELALGRNVLVAFMPWNGYNYEDSILISERIVKDDIFTSIHIEEFEVMARDTKLGPEDITRDIPNVGEEALRNLDEAGIVYIGAEVEPGDILCGKITPKGESPMTPEEKLLRAIFGEKASDVRDTSLRLPPGVAGTVVDVRVFNRHGIDIDDRTRAIQAEDKDRLKGDAESERRILNRATFARLQEMLVGQVATAAPKTIKKGATLDVEMLEATDKHDWWKIAVKDDSRQADIEALKGQYDESEAAIRRKLEDRIGKVEAGDELAPGVLKMVKVFVAVKRKLQPGDKMAGRHGNKGVISRILPIEDMPFLEDGTHADIVLNPLGVPSRMNVGQIFETHLGWAARGLGKQIGDMLEEMHHRGSDYVGKDAAAIRDKLKSLYGSQYDGDIDARSDESVFDLARNLVGGLPMGTPVFDGAREPDVSAALTQAGLDTSGQSTLYDGRTGEPFDRKVTMGIIYMLKLHHLVDDKIHARSIGPYSLVTQQPLGGKAQFGGQRFGEMEVWALQAYGAAYTLQEMLTVKSDDVIGRTKVYESIVKGDDSFESGIPESFNVLVKEMRSLGLNVELDSVDNSDEPPALAAE